In one window of Meiothermus sp. DNA:
- a CDS encoding metallophosphoesterase, protein MKVIAIGDLHADFPKLWRALKNSYAVGEDWLPSDPLRRGTYRVVLMGDLVHPKLLADYRRLTGLEDYDPNNPDHLRMAARAQIRELVRIKRFQEAAPEHITILMGNHDHAAITGEMVLGNAQLEHKEFHPELGGVEFPEDLKKWFQTFPAQVNLYGVNFAHVGPVPWLQTYDEMFYNGREAKEWWLHNADYVERMGYRFGVYGHTVMKNGILIKDKLALIDALDKDQYLELILDEDKLDWEIVEIPPVGATLQ, encoded by the coding sequence ATTAAGGTTATTGCCATTGGAGACCTTCACGCCGACTTTCCCAAGCTGTGGCGGGCCCTGAAGAACTCGTACGCGGTAGGCGAGGATTGGCTGCCCTCTGACCCCCTCCGGCGCGGCACCTACCGGGTGGTGCTGATGGGCGATTTGGTGCACCCCAAGCTGCTGGCCGACTACCGCCGCCTGACCGGCCTCGAGGACTACGACCCCAACAACCCCGACCACCTGCGCATGGCGGCCAGGGCGCAAATCCGCGAGCTGGTGCGCATCAAACGCTTTCAGGAGGCCGCCCCCGAGCACATCACCATTCTGATGGGCAACCACGACCACGCCGCCATCACTGGCGAGATGGTTCTGGGAAATGCTCAGCTCGAGCACAAGGAGTTTCATCCCGAGTTAGGGGGGGTCGAGTTTCCCGAGGATTTGAAGAAATGGTTTCAAACCTTCCCGGCCCAGGTCAATCTGTACGGCGTAAATTTTGCCCATGTAGGGCCGGTGCCGTGGCTACAAACCTACGATGAAATGTTCTACAACGGACGCGAAGCAAAGGAGTGGTGGCTTCACAACGCCGACTACGTCGAGCGCATGGGATACCGCTTCGGCGTGTACGGGCACACCGTGATGAAAAACGGCATCCTGATCAAGGACAAACTGGCCTTGATTGATGCTCTGGATAAGGATCAGTACCTGGAACTGATTCTCGATGAAGACAAGCTCGACTGGGAAATAGTAGAAATCCCGCCGGTGGGCGCAACCCTTCAATAA
- the rsmA gene encoding 16S rRNA (adenine(1518)-N(6)/adenine(1519)-N(6))-dimethyltransferase RsmA, producing MNLTSPKVVRDLLERYGLRADKRFGQNFLVEKGYLTKIVEAAGFTPGETVYEVGPGLGTLTRALAEAGAKVVAIEMDRRLEAVYTETLAGLPVQIVWEDALAFDWASVPSQSLFAGNLPYNIATPLITLLLRSSRFRRMVVLVQKEVAVRMTALPGTPEYGLLSLRVQYHAQARRIVDLPPGAFFPPPRVTSSVVCLNPNTKPDHPALFRLIEAAFAQRRKTLLNALKAGGYDPEKVSKALQILNLSPKVRGEALSLQQFEHLLVKIS from the coding sequence ATGAACCTCACTTCACCTAAAGTCGTCCGGGATCTGCTGGAGCGCTACGGCCTGCGGGCGGATAAACGTTTTGGGCAGAATTTTCTGGTGGAGAAGGGTTACCTGACAAAAATAGTTGAAGCCGCAGGCTTTACTCCTGGCGAAACCGTGTACGAGGTGGGGCCTGGACTGGGAACCCTGACCCGGGCGCTGGCCGAGGCGGGGGCAAAAGTGGTCGCTATCGAGATGGATCGTCGGCTCGAGGCCGTCTATACCGAGACCCTGGCCGGACTGCCGGTGCAAATTGTCTGGGAGGACGCCCTTGCTTTTGACTGGGCCAGTGTCCCCTCCCAAAGCCTTTTTGCGGGCAACCTGCCTTACAACATTGCCACCCCCCTCATCACCCTGCTGTTGCGCTCGAGCCGGTTCCGCCGCATGGTGGTTCTAGTTCAAAAAGAGGTAGCCGTGCGCATGACCGCTCTACCTGGTACGCCCGAATATGGTCTCCTGAGTTTGCGGGTGCAGTACCACGCGCAAGCTCGGCGCATCGTGGACTTACCCCCCGGTGCTTTTTTTCCTCCACCCAGGGTCACGAGTTCGGTAGTTTGCTTGAACCCCAACACCAAGCCCGACCACCCCGCGCTGTTCCGCCTGATCGAAGCGGCGTTTGCCCAGCGACGCAAAACCTTACTCAATGCCCTCAAAGCGGGGGGCTACGACCCTGAAAAGGTTTCCAAAGCTCTGCAGATCCTTAATCTTTCCCCCAAGGTTCGGGGTGAGGCCCTGAGCTTGCAGCAATTTGAACATTTGCTCGTTAAAATCAGCTAA
- the hisB gene encoding imidazoleglycerol-phosphate dehydratase HisB: MRSATIERNTAETQIKLSLSLDGVSQASISTGLGFLDHMLLAFQRHGRFGLVVEARGDLAVDVHHLVEDVGIVLGMAFKQAVGEGRGIERYGEASVPMDETLVQVVLDFSGRSYLAFAPEELGIEGTAGGLNAYHLREFLRGLCNHAGLTLHVRVLAGREAHHVLEAAFKALARALYQATRLTRTDLPSTKEVL, encoded by the coding sequence ATGCGTAGTGCGACCATCGAACGCAACACCGCTGAAACCCAGATTAAGCTAAGCCTGAGCCTCGACGGAGTTTCTCAGGCAAGCATTTCAACCGGACTGGGTTTTCTCGATCACATGCTGCTGGCCTTCCAGCGGCATGGGCGTTTTGGGCTGGTGGTAGAAGCCAGAGGTGACCTGGCCGTAGACGTGCACCACCTGGTAGAGGATGTAGGTATTGTGCTGGGCATGGCTTTCAAGCAGGCGGTGGGGGAGGGTAGGGGAATCGAGCGCTACGGCGAGGCCAGCGTACCCATGGACGAGACCCTGGTGCAGGTGGTGCTGGACTTTTCCGGGCGCAGCTACCTGGCCTTTGCGCCCGAGGAACTTGGCATTGAAGGGACGGCGGGGGGCCTGAATGCCTACCACCTGCGCGAGTTTCTGCGGGGGCTGTGCAACCATGCGGGGCTCACCCTGCACGTGCGCGTACTGGCGGGCCGGGAAGCCCATCACGTGCTCGAGGCCGCCTTTAAGGCCCTTGCCCGGGCCTTGTACCAGGCCACTCGCCTGACCCGCACCGACCTGCCCAGCACCAAGGAAGTTTTATAG
- the hisH gene encoding imidazole glycerol phosphate synthase subunit HisH: MKTLLIDYGSGNLHSAAKALQATGYQVTVSADPSTIDRHDLLVLPGQGHFGQVMRSFKASGFEEGVRQHIEAGKPFLGICVGMQILFEGSEEAPGTPGLGLVPGWLARFKAARVPQMGWNTVEYSAHFKHLSGRYFYFVHSYFAPLVEGSVGITDYSGTRFTALYARNNVVATQFHPEKSGAVGLALLEVTRLYFAARQ, from the coding sequence ATGAAAACACTCCTGATTGACTACGGCTCAGGTAACCTGCACAGTGCGGCCAAAGCGCTGCAAGCCACAGGCTACCAGGTTACCGTGTCGGCTGACCCCAGCACGATAGACCGGCACGACCTGCTGGTGCTGCCAGGGCAGGGCCATTTCGGCCAGGTGATGCGTTCGTTCAAGGCTTCCGGGTTTGAGGAAGGGGTACGGCAGCATATTGAGGCAGGAAAGCCCTTCCTGGGGATTTGCGTGGGCATGCAAATCCTCTTTGAAGGCTCGGAGGAAGCGCCAGGAACGCCGGGGCTGGGCCTGGTGCCGGGGTGGCTGGCCCGCTTCAAGGCCGCGCGGGTGCCGCAGATGGGGTGGAATACGGTGGAGTATAGCGCCCACTTTAAGCACCTTTCGGGCCGCTATTTCTATTTTGTGCACTCCTATTTTGCTCCTTTGGTGGAAGGGAGCGTGGGTATCACCGACTACAGTGGAACCCGCTTTACTGCGCTTTATGCGCGCAATAACGTGGTAGCCACCCAGTTCCACCCCGAGAAAAGCGGAGCGGTGGGACTGGCTTTGCTGGAGGTTACCCGGCTGTACTTCGCCGCCAGACAGTAG
- a CDS encoding carbohydrate kinase family protein: protein MRFFVVGDVSVDLIYFLERIPEPGEEVPAQRALMKPGGAGGTLAAHLASLGNKVYLASRVGNDPFRSVALSELEKVNVDLKYLQVDLEQTTSSILILLIPGGERSMISAGGASRYLDAAEFKARMLDQVDAVVFSAYAFVGGPQKQYAINALDAARKRELPIFVDLGTGAVRAAGKELLDILRGVPYLLMNQVELLALTGTASISDGVNELKGWGLETVVVKVGAMGSIVITPTRQELIEPYPLEEVVDTTGSGDAFTATFAHAILQGKDPFVAARLGNLAGSLAATAVGGQGRLITEKDLLQAR, encoded by the coding sequence ATGCGGTTCTTTGTCGTAGGAGACGTATCAGTTGACCTAATTTATTTTCTCGAGCGAATCCCAGAGCCTGGCGAGGAGGTTCCGGCGCAGCGAGCCTTAATGAAGCCTGGAGGCGCAGGAGGCACCCTGGCCGCTCACCTGGCCAGTCTGGGCAACAAGGTATATCTGGCCAGCCGGGTAGGGAACGATCCCTTCCGTAGCGTGGCTTTGTCGGAGCTTGAGAAAGTAAACGTTGACCTCAAATATCTACAAGTAGATCTCGAGCAAACCACCTCTTCGATCCTGATCTTGCTAATTCCTGGGGGCGAACGCTCCATGATTTCAGCGGGGGGCGCCAGCCGCTACCTCGATGCAGCCGAGTTCAAGGCCAGGATGCTCGACCAGGTTGACGCCGTTGTTTTCTCCGCTTATGCCTTTGTGGGCGGGCCGCAAAAGCAGTACGCCATCAACGCCCTGGACGCAGCCCGCAAACGCGAACTGCCCATTTTTGTTGACCTCGGCACCGGCGCAGTGCGGGCCGCCGGCAAGGAGCTGCTGGACATTCTGCGGGGTGTTCCGTACCTGCTGATGAACCAGGTGGAGTTGCTGGCCCTGACCGGCACCGCTTCGATTAGCGATGGGGTTAACGAGCTCAAGGGCTGGGGCCTCGAGACGGTGGTCGTTAAGGTCGGAGCGATGGGCTCCATCGTGATTACCCCCACCCGGCAAGAACTAATTGAGCCTTACCCCCTAGAAGAAGTGGTAGACACCACCGGCTCGGGGGATGCCTTTACGGCCACCTTCGCCCATGCCATCCTGCAAGGCAAAGACCCCTTTGTGGCCGCCCGTTTGGGTAACCTGGCGGGCTCTCTGGCAGCCACCGCCGTTGGAGGGCAGGGTCGCCTGATCACCGAAAAAGATCTTTTACAGGCCAGGTAA